From Erwinia pyri, a single genomic window includes:
- the otsB gene encoding trehalose-phosphatase: MNTQNESGPRLAVGGQYAFFFDVDGTLAAIQSRPDEVFIPEQVIAHLDQLARLSNGALALVSGRPIAELDALASPLHLPLAGVHGAERRDAQNHLERLSLPDEVASSLSALLSEAMAKMPDTQLETKGMAFALHYRRAEHYQQEILALAEAMTERFPMLALQPGKCVVELKPKGVNKGAAINDFMQQPPFAGRTPVFIGDDLTDEAGFTVINALDGITIKVGEGPTEATSRLADVNAVYHWLEQTLLQLDQDETTSVRS, from the coding sequence TTGAACACCCAGAATGAGTCCGGTCCCCGGTTAGCCGTGGGCGGACAGTACGCTTTCTTCTTTGATGTTGACGGGACGCTGGCTGCAATCCAGTCCCGACCAGATGAAGTGTTTATCCCAGAGCAGGTTATTGCTCATCTTGACCAGTTGGCCCGGTTATCGAACGGTGCGCTGGCACTGGTCTCCGGCCGTCCGATAGCAGAACTGGACGCGCTCGCTTCTCCTCTCCATCTTCCTCTGGCAGGCGTCCACGGCGCTGAACGCCGGGATGCTCAAAATCACCTTGAACGTCTCTCCCTGCCGGATGAGGTTGCCAGCTCGCTCTCAGCACTGCTGAGCGAAGCGATGGCAAAGATGCCCGATACCCAACTTGAAACCAAAGGAATGGCCTTTGCGCTGCACTATCGTCGCGCGGAGCACTATCAGCAGGAGATCCTCGCCCTGGCTGAAGCGATGACCGAACGGTTCCCTATGCTGGCGCTGCAACCAGGCAAATGCGTGGTGGAGCTGAAGCCGAAAGGCGTGAATAAAGGCGCTGCAATTAACGATTTTATGCAGCAGCCTCCTTTTGCTGGCAGAACGCCCGTCTTTATTGGCGACGATCTGACAGACGAAGCCGGTTTTACCGTGATTAATGCCCTGGACGGCATCACCATTAAAGTGGGCGAGGGTCCGACAGAAGCGACTTCGCGGCTGGCGGATGTTAACGCCGTGTATCACTGGCTGGAACAAACACTATTACAATTAGATCAAGACGAAACAACGTCGGTAAGGAGTTAA
- the otsA gene encoding alpha,alpha-trehalose-phosphate synthase: MSRLVVVSNRIAVPDGSKTSAGGLTVGIMDALKTTGGLWFGWNGEINEIGEDDEEMSLFEQDNVTYASFGLNQNDYDLYYLQFSNAVIWPAFHYRLDLVNFQREAWEGYCNVNTMLAKRLLPFLKPDDILWIHDYHLLPFAAALRELGVTNRIGFFLHIPFPTPEIFNALPPHNELLEMLCDYDLLGFQTESDRTAFLECLSLMTQLQTSGKQHRAFGNTFATEVYPIGIEPDSIKEMAEGPLPPKMAAMKRDLGDAKNIIACERLDYSKGLPERFLAYEALLENYPEHRGKIRYSQIAPTSRGDVQAYQDIRHQLETEAGRINGKYGTLGWTPLYYLNQHFDRRLLMKIFRLTDIGLVTPLRDGMNLVAKEYVAAQDPDDPGVLVLSRFAGAANELTSALIVNPYDRDEVAAALNQAATMPLNERISRYNDMMAVLRRNDITHWRKSYLKDLEAIAPRNAEHGEGGKVAAFPRLA, translated from the coding sequence ATGAGTCGCTTAGTAGTCGTATCTAACCGCATCGCTGTACCCGATGGGTCAAAAACCAGCGCTGGTGGTCTGACCGTGGGAATTATGGATGCCCTGAAAACCACCGGTGGATTGTGGTTTGGCTGGAACGGCGAAATCAATGAAATCGGTGAAGATGACGAGGAGATGAGCCTGTTTGAACAGGACAACGTCACCTACGCCTCGTTTGGGTTGAATCAGAATGATTATGACCTCTATTACCTGCAGTTCTCTAACGCGGTGATTTGGCCCGCCTTCCACTACCGTCTGGATTTAGTGAATTTCCAGCGTGAAGCGTGGGAAGGGTACTGCAACGTGAACACCATGCTGGCAAAACGCCTGCTGCCTTTCCTGAAGCCAGACGACATTCTCTGGATCCACGATTACCATCTGCTGCCTTTTGCTGCCGCGCTGCGTGAGCTGGGGGTAACCAACCGGATTGGCTTCTTCCTGCATATCCCGTTCCCGACGCCTGAAATTTTCAACGCGCTGCCGCCGCATAACGAGCTGCTGGAGATGCTTTGCGATTACGATCTGCTGGGCTTCCAGACGGAGAGTGACCGCACCGCGTTCCTGGAGTGCCTGTCACTGATGACGCAGCTGCAGACCAGCGGCAAACAGCACCGCGCCTTTGGCAATACTTTTGCTACCGAGGTTTATCCTATCGGGATTGAGCCGGACAGCATTAAAGAGATGGCCGAAGGGCCGTTGCCACCAAAAATGGCGGCGATGAAAAGAGATCTGGGCGATGCCAAAAATATCATTGCCTGCGAACGTCTCGACTATTCCAAAGGGTTGCCTGAACGTTTCCTTGCCTATGAAGCGCTGCTGGAAAATTACCCGGAACACCGCGGTAAGATCCGTTACTCACAAATCGCTCCTACTTCGCGCGGGGATGTGCAGGCCTATCAGGACATCCGTCATCAGCTGGAAACGGAAGCAGGGCGCATTAACGGTAAGTACGGCACGCTGGGATGGACACCGCTCTACTACCTTAACCAGCACTTCGATCGTCGGCTGTTGATGAAAATATTCCGTCTGACGGATATTGGCCTGGTGACGCCGCTGCGTGACGGCATGAACCTGGTAGCGAAAGAATATGTCGCGGCACAGGACCCGGACGATCCGGGTGTGCTGGTGCTCTCTCGCTTCGCCGGTGCTGCTAATGAGCTGACCTCTGCGCTGATTGTTAACCCGTACGATCGTGACGAAGTCGCTGCCGCTCTGAATCAGGCAGCTACGATGCCGCTGAATGAGCGTATTTCCCGCTATAACGACATGATGGCGGTATTACGCAGAAATGATATTACGCACTGGCGTAAAAGTTATCTTAAGGATTTAGAGGCGATAGCGCCCCGTAACGCGGAGCATGGAGAGGGCGGTAAAGTGGCTGCTTTCCCACGGCTGGCATAA